The Arachis hypogaea cultivar Tifrunner chromosome 14, arahy.Tifrunner.gnm2.J5K5, whole genome shotgun sequence DNA window AGCTTGGTGAGCACAATCACTCCAATCTATATTGACAGCACGACAGTCATCAAATGCATTAATTAGTTCATGAATTACCACCTGGTCGACCTCATCTTGAATTCGCATATAGTTGCTACATACAAGTACCCCTGAACCAGGTACAAAACCACCAACGCCATGCGCCCCTTTGCACTCAGAAGCCTTGAAAAAATTGTCACTCACAGGACACCCAGCTTTTGCCAGGCGTTGCCTCAAGAATTTCACCATTGGAAGTCGGAAACTCTTTTGAATCATAGCTTGGACTTCCTCCACCGTTTTCACATCCTCTAAACCATGAGCTGAAGAAGCCTTCTGTGCCATTCGTTCTCTTTAGCTATGGCGGCCGCAAAGATCACAGCGGCGGCGACAACCACGAGCAAGGAGGAATCAGCGACAGCGGAGACAGATCAAGCTTGAAGGGCGTCCGCCGCCAGCGGAGAAGCAGCCGGCGTGAAGATTGGACGGAAGGGGATGTAGAGAGAGGGGGGGGGTTTCGAGGAACTGACTCAATGAACGGGTAATGTCCATAACAAGCCCAAATAAAAAGATCAACAGGCCCAAACAAGCCCAGGAAACTTTTTTTTTCCAACTATTCCCTAACCCGGCcgccaaacaaaaaaaatcaacaacTCTACATCATTCCACATGCTCAATAGAATGGAGTACTAGATCATGCATAACATGGAAGCATGGAACTAATGTTGCACGTGATCACAATTACATATATTGAGTAATTGAGATGAGAAGaaacttatctttaattttcccTCAATTGACAATAaatcatgcatatatatatatatatatatatatatatatatatatatattaacatggTATAAGAACACATAATTAGCATAACACATGCTATGCAACTATTGCTACTATTATTAATCTATGGGTTCTGTTAACTTGTATTCTACAGGCATAAATTaaatatactacaaaaaataatttataaaaattattataaaaattaatttttttcatatttttattacattaaatacataaaaatattttaaaaattttataattatctttttaaaatatatccataaaatacAAGTTAGTTAAGAATTTGTTTGGacgtcatttaaaaaaaattaagaatttttttacaaaaaaataaaaataattttatttttggatatctcatgtaaaaaaaaaattatttatcaattatatttgggtaaaataagataaaagtattttttgtttatttattatgtgaaaaatttattttttaagaaaaaatttttttaatttaaattgtaacttttaaaagaaaaattattttttatttttctagtgttcTATAGGAGTACAATAGAAATTAATCTTTCATACTTGTCTTATATAAATTTTGGATTATCTCTACTAAGTGATGGAGCTTTCAAATTGAggtggaaaaaaaaaaattaaagtgttGCCAAGTCCAGATCAAGTGAAGGTACTTAGAGAAAATATATGAAGGGGTGTTCATCATGGAAAAGCAAATTGATGGAATATCAATTATTGAGGTAATATAACCATATAAAATGATCACACCTCTTACAATTAAAACGTTATGCAATTGTTGctatatatgtttaatttttatcCCCTCCTCTTATTATTATCCTTCTCAcggcattatttatttatttatatacctCAGCTCAtagagaaattaaattcaatgaatatGTCCAACTATAAAATAGTGTCATTGCAAATGTATGCATAATTGCATATACATATAACAGATGTATGTGAAATAATGTGTGGATTCACATTTTGCATTCACCATTGGTTAATTCAGCGTAAACTTAGTTTAAATAGAGTTTATAATCATCTTTCGGTGATTAAAAAACAGAAGATAATAGTTTTATGACATTTATCTTAATATAACTATTGTTATACAAAAATATTACTTgtacattattaaaattaattattatatatttaaatataaatatatattatttaatttattgttaatgtatattttatattttaatatatttttatattaatcttaattatataattttatatattaataattacaaaGTATGAAAATATACACTAATTAAAATAATGATAAGGTTAATGATTCTAATTAGGGGTCTTCGCGGTGCGATTTGGATTGATTTTGAGTTAAAAACTCATCCGATTCGAACACTAATTTTACTTgcagtgcggtttggattggattggatttacggttttataaattaaaaaaattaaatatatataacaagtctcaacatcaaattttaaataatcaacaatgacataacaagtctcaacaatatcttaaaaagccaacaataacataacaatataaataaaaatatatcttagttaaaataaataaataaataatattttgaacataaaatatttattaaataataataataatacatgaataaaataaaaatgtataaaaaattgaacatgttataagtataattgtaaatataataataaaataataatattatagtacaTTGTGCAGTTTGGATtagattggatcggttatgaaaattAGATCCGAAATCCAATCCGATCCAGCGGTtttcaaaaaatagaatcc harbors:
- the LOC112798173 gene encoding mitochondrial inner membrane protease ATP23-like yields the protein MAQKASSAHGLEDVKTVEEVQAMIQKSFRLPMVKFLRQRLAKAGCPVSDNFFKASECKGAHGVGGFVPGSGVLVCSNYMRIQDEVDQVVIHELINAFDDCRAVNIDWSDCAHQACSEIRAGHLSGDCHFKRELLRGHMKLRGHEPECIKRRVLKSLSSNPNCAGSAAQDSMEAIWDICYNDTKPFDRAP